In Sebastes umbrosus isolate fSebUmb1 chromosome 7, fSebUmb1.pri, whole genome shotgun sequence, the sequence GAAACAATATATGATCGGATTAACAGCAGCAGGGAAAAGACTGTACAACAATACCAGTAAAATACGAATATCTAAACTGAAAGAAAATCCAACAGTATTAGCCACGTAAACAAAACACCTGGGAAGGTAAAAAAGACACGTGATAAATATTTGTGGTGTACAAGTTGAAAAGGTTTTTTTGCGGCCTGCAGCattggacattttcaaaataaccaCGATGATGGAGATgtaagaaaacaagataaatgcAAGAGGGAGCAAGAGACAAAACATGGCAACACACAGAGAAGTGACTATAACTATTTTAACGTCCTCACCACATGCTTGACTTGTAATAGAAATGTGGTCACAATAGCACTGAGCAATGACATTCGATTTACAGAAAGGTAAAGTGAGGGCATGGAGTACAACAGCTACCATCAAAGGCAGAGGTATGAACCAAGCGAACCCACAGAGCACAGTGATGATGTTGTTAGTGATTAGGACAGGGTAACGCAGTGGAATACATATCGCAATAAATCGATCAAGAGCCATCACTAACAGGATGAAAGAAATTACTGCTCCTAAATAATGAACAAAGAACATCTGTGTAAAGCAcccataaaatgaaataatgctATCACCAAACCAATATTTTGATATAATCTTTGTGAGAGTCAAAGTGCCAAATGTTAAATCATTCAGTGCCAGGTGACAAAAGACCAGATATGTTGGTTTTTGAAGTGACTTCTCATAAATAACAAATgctaaaatgaaaacatttcctaTTGCAATAGTTAGGTAGACGAAAAAGAGCAGAGCTGACACAGGTCCGAAATACTTTGGTGAAAGTCCAGGGAATCCAAGGATGAAGAAGCTTCTCATCCTTGTAACATTAGTGTAGTAGATCATTATCACCTATTTCACAATCAGCAGATAAATATAAATCAGCAAGACAAAGGAAGTTATTAGTCTCATAATTGACCAAATCAATCAgcttaatcattttttttttaaatttgatttaagttgtcatgaaaaatacaaaacatttgcAAGTTAAAGCTTCTCTAATGTGAAGATTTGACCGCTTTTCTCTATATGATTATAAATTGAAGCACTTTCGACACAGTGCTTTGGGTTCAGGTAACTTGTGATTGCCATTtgccattattttttaaatttaatagaGTTTATGTCATTACATTAATgattaaaacaatt encodes:
- the LOC119491515 gene encoding olfactory receptor 2AT4-like, which codes for MGHGRIRVLGYKVIMIYYTNVTRMRSFFILGFPGLSPKYFGPVSALLFFVYLTIAIGNVFILAFVIYEKSLQKPTYLVFCHLALNDLTFGTLTLTKIISKYWFGDSIISFYGCFTQMFFVHYLGAVISFILLVMALDRFIAICIPLRYPVLITNNIITVLCGFAWFIPLPLMVAVVLHALTLPFCKSNVIAQCYCDHISITSQACGEDVKIVIVTSLCVAMFCLLLPLAFILFSYISIIVVILKMSNAAGRKKTFSTCTPQIFITCLFYLPRCFVYVANTVGFSFSLDIRILLVLLYSLFPAAVNPIIYCFKTQDIKQMLMKRLKKTKIGIKIKLSY